The following proteins come from a genomic window of Candidatus Omnitrophota bacterium:
- a CDS encoding efflux RND transporter periplasmic adaptor subunit — protein MKIRNAYILPLIIACLLFLTGCHKETKVKNGNGDVYPVKVSKVQLRDLDDIIEYVGNVKAQDEAVVYPKAAGKIIKKLKQEGDIVAKAEPILLIDRDEVGLKFENSPVESPIDGVVGRVYVDIGENVSAQSKVALVVNMDTVKINLDIPEKYLSKISLGQEAKVGVDAYPKEEFPGKITKINPVVDIASRSAQVEITVDNPKHFLKSGMFARASLVLEKRSKIVVVMKESVIGKGPDTYIYTVSNDTASLKKVSLGLRYGAYYEIKNGLSAGDQVVVMGQQKLFEGAKVKVEQ, from the coding sequence ATGAAAATAAGAAATGCTTATATTTTACCTTTGATAATTGCTTGTTTACTGTTTTTGACAGGTTGCCATAAAGAAACCAAGGTTAAAAACGGCAATGGCGATGTCTATCCGGTTAAAGTAAGTAAAGTCCAGCTTCGTGATTTAGATGATATTATTGAATATGTGGGCAATGTTAAGGCGCAAGATGAGGCAGTGGTGTATCCTAAGGCAGCAGGTAAGATCATTAAGAAGCTTAAGCAGGAGGGCGATATTGTGGCTAAGGCAGAGCCGATCCTTTTGATTGACCGCGATGAGGTGGGGTTGAAATTTGAGAATTCTCCGGTAGAAAGCCCCATCGACGGGGTAGTAGGCAGGGTATATGTGGACATAGGAGAAAATGTAAGCGCTCAAAGCAAGGTTGCCCTGGTGGTTAATATGGATACGGTAAAAATTAATTTAGACATTCCAGAAAAATATCTTTCTAAGATTTCTTTGGGGCAGGAAGCAAAAGTTGGCGTGGATGCCTATCCTAAAGAGGAATTCCCCGGTAAAATTACCAAGATCAATCCGGTTGTGGATATTGCCAGCCGTTCCGCGCAGGTTGAAATAACCGTGGATAACCCGAAGCATTTCTTAAAGTCGGGGATGTTCGCTCGCGCCAGCCTTGTCTTGGAAAAACGTTCAAAGATAGTGGTCGTGATGAAGGAATCTGTTATCGGGAAAGGCCCGGATACCTATATTTATACGGTCTCAAACGATACGGCATCTTTGAAAAAGGTTTCTTTGGGATTACGCTATGGGGCTTATTATGAGATTAAGAACGGGCTTTCTGCCGGTGATCAAGTAGTAGTCATGGGGCAGCAAAAACTATTTGAAGGCGCCAAAGTCAAAGTGGAGCAATAA
- a CDS encoding efflux RND transporter permease subunit, protein MKLPEFGVKRPVTNLMIFCAILVLAFYSLSRLGIDLYPEIEPPVVSVITAYPGASPGDVEIKVTEVLENQLATTPALEKITSTSAEGISFINLKFIWGTDLDAASNDIRDRIELAKRLLPDIPDEMDNPYIFKFNSANIPILFMGVTAKESYTQLYDMIDQRLGDALRQLPGVGTVQIQGGGLKRQINIWVDRQRLEGYGFSILEINNVIAKENITQPVGNLKTGMTDYLIRLPGEFKNPEEINNVILGMRSGKAVYLKDVARVEDGFQETVNVVRFNKEPALMMMVQKQSGTNTVEVTERVKQKLAQMQKVLPADVKISIVFDTSKDIISSINTLTSSLWQAIVLVILVVWFFLRQASPSMIIALSIPFSLLISFIYIFLAGKTINAISLSSLAIASGMVVDNAIVVVDNIHRKMESGQRIKEAAIFGAQEMFLPIVASTLTTVVVFVPMLFIPGVVGIMFGELAIIVIVTLAASLFTASTFTPMLCSKWMAKIDKAKKGWVQGWYNAWERIFCSWEEAYSKSLAWALKHKKIVILGFTAIFISSLFLTSFVGNEFIPNEDTGDVRLTVNLPIGTRFEESEKVASKIEDMIKSDVPEARLYFARCGQIPGQARAYGNTSGSHVIVAGAKLVSKTQRKRSDTQIANSLRSKIENIPGVMKIDITTGNPIGRLITGTGGKSIQVEILGNSFEDTDALAAKIKLIMEKINGAVDVSISREANRPELRLTIDREKASFLGLNMYTITQTLNTYLQGYTASRYREKGETYDIYVRLEESSRSKIEDIENLFVVSSSGEKIRFSNFATVQETTSPQEIERKNRQRLVRVECNAFGRSSGKIVEDVKTALRDVVLPQDVMLNIGGEAEEQAKAFRDMGILLALGIILVYMVMAAQFESLLQPFIIMFAIPFTFTGVIWGFLLTGVTLSLISYLGIIMLMGIVVNNAIVLISYINILRARGHGILEAVTMSGKSRLRPVLMTTITTLVGLLPLALSRGEGSETWQPLGVTMIGGLTVSTLITLLFVPTLYAVFEVRRIKKEVPNG, encoded by the coding sequence ATGAAGCTTCCCGAATTCGGAGTAAAGCGTCCGGTTACCAATTTAATGATTTTCTGCGCGATCTTGGTTTTGGCTTTTTACAGCTTAAGCCGTCTGGGTATCGATCTGTATCCAGAAATTGAGCCTCCCGTAGTAAGCGTTATTACTGCTTATCCCGGGGCCAGCCCTGGGGATGTAGAAATAAAAGTAACCGAAGTCTTGGAAAACCAGTTAGCCACTACTCCGGCTCTGGAGAAAATTACTTCTACTTCCGCTGAGGGGATTTCTTTTATAAACTTGAAGTTTATTTGGGGCACAGACCTTGATGCTGCCTCCAATGATATTCGTGATCGTATTGAGCTTGCTAAGCGGCTCTTGCCTGATATCCCCGATGAAATGGATAATCCTTATATATTCAAGTTTAACTCCGCGAATATCCCGATCCTTTTTATGGGCGTTACCGCCAAGGAATCTTACACCCAGTTGTATGATATGATTGACCAGAGGTTAGGCGATGCCTTACGCCAGCTGCCCGGGGTGGGGACAGTGCAAATTCAGGGCGGCGGCCTTAAAAGGCAGATTAATATTTGGGTAGACAGGCAGAGGCTTGAGGGGTACGGGTTTTCTATCCTGGAGATAAATAATGTTATCGCCAAAGAAAATATAACTCAACCGGTGGGGAACCTTAAGACCGGGATGACCGATTACCTTATTCGTTTGCCGGGAGAATTTAAGAATCCGGAAGAGATCAATAACGTTATTCTGGGGATGCGTTCTGGAAAGGCAGTTTATCTAAAGGATGTTGCGCGCGTGGAGGATGGTTTTCAGGAAACAGTCAACGTGGTCAGGTTTAATAAAGAGCCGGCGCTTATGATGATGGTTCAGAAACAAAGCGGGACAAATACCGTTGAGGTTACTGAAAGGGTAAAACAAAAGCTTGCCCAAATGCAAAAGGTCTTGCCCGCGGATGTTAAGATAAGCATTGTCTTTGATACCTCTAAGGATATTATTAGTTCCATTAATACCTTAACATCTTCTTTGTGGCAGGCGATTGTTTTGGTTATTTTGGTAGTTTGGTTTTTCTTGCGCCAAGCCTCTCCCAGCATGATTATCGCTTTAAGCATACCCTTCTCATTATTGATAAGCTTTATCTACATATTCTTGGCGGGCAAGACCATCAACGCTATCAGTTTGTCGTCTTTGGCGATTGCTTCGGGCATGGTTGTGGATAATGCCATAGTGGTAGTAGATAATATTCATAGGAAGATGGAAAGCGGGCAGCGTATCAAAGAGGCCGCTATCTTCGGGGCGCAGGAGATGTTCTTGCCGATTGTCGCCTCCACGCTTACCACAGTAGTTGTTTTTGTGCCCATGCTTTTTATCCCCGGAGTAGTTGGTATTATGTTCGGGGAGTTGGCAATAATTGTTATTGTGACGCTTGCGGCCAGTCTTTTTACCGCGTCGACCTTTACGCCGATGCTTTGTTCCAAATGGATGGCTAAAATTGATAAAGCCAAGAAAGGCTGGGTGCAGGGGTGGTATAACGCTTGGGAAAGAATATTTTGTTCTTGGGAAGAGGCCTATTCTAAATCCCTTGCCTGGGCGCTTAAGCATAAGAAAATAGTCATATTGGGCTTTACGGCGATTTTTATTTCTTCGCTTTTTCTCACCTCTTTTGTAGGGAATGAATTTATCCCCAATGAAGACACGGGGGATGTGCGCTTGACGGTAAATCTTCCTATAGGAACCAGGTTTGAAGAGTCAGAAAAAGTAGCTTCTAAAATAGAAGACATGATTAAATCCGATGTTCCGGAGGCCAGGCTTTATTTTGCCCGCTGCGGGCAAATTCCCGGGCAGGCTCGCGCTTATGGCAATACTTCTGGAAGCCATGTGATTGTTGCCGGAGCAAAGCTTGTTTCCAAGACACAGCGCAAGCGTTCGGATACGCAAATCGCGAATTCTTTGCGCTCAAAAATAGAAAATATCCCCGGAGTAATGAAGATAGATATAACTACCGGCAATCCGATAGGGCGTTTAATTACTGGCACAGGGGGGAAAAGCATCCAGGTTGAGATTTTAGGAAATTCTTTTGAAGACACAGATGCTTTAGCAGCTAAGATAAAGCTTATTATGGAAAAGATCAACGGGGCAGTAGACGTGAGCATCTCCCGTGAAGCTAACCGGCCGGAATTGCGCCTTACCATTGACAGGGAAAAAGCAAGCTTCTTGGGCCTTAATATGTACACCATTACCCAGACTTTAAATACATATCTGCAAGGGTACACTGCTTCGCGTTATCGCGAGAAGGGTGAAACCTATGATATCTACGTGCGCCTTGAGGAATCTTCCCGCAGTAAAATAGAAGATATTGAAAATTTATTCGTCGTATCTTCCTCGGGCGAGAAAATACGCTTTTCCAATTTTGCCACTGTCCAGGAGACCACCAGCCCTCAGGAAATAGAGCGGAAGAACAGGCAGCGCCTTGTCAGGGTAGAATGTAACGCCTTTGGCCGTTCAAGCGGGAAGATAGTAGAAGATGTGAAGACAGCCTTGCGTGATGTTGTCCTGCCCCAGGATGTGATGCTTAATATCGGAGGCGAGGCCGAAGAGCAGGCCAAGGCCTTTAGAGATATGGGCATTTTGCTGGCCTTGGGGATTATTTTGGTGTATATGGTAATGGCCGCGCAGTTTGAATCTTTGCTGCAGCCGTTTATTATCATGTTTGCCATTCCTTTTACTTTTACAGGGGTTATCTGGGGATTTTTGCTGACAGGGGTTACCTTAAGCTTAATTAGCTATCTGGGGATAATTATGCTAATGGGTATCGTTGTGAATAACGCTATAGTTTTAATAAGCTATATTAATATTTTGCGCGCAAGAGGCCACGGTATTCTAGAGGCAGTGACTATGTCCGGGAAAAGTAGATTACGTCCGGTATTGATGACTACCATTACTACCCTAGTGGGGTTGTTGCCTTTGGCTTTATCGCGAGGTGAAGGTTCAGAAACTTGGCAGCCATTAGGGGTAACTATGATCGGGGGTTTGACCGTTTCAACCTTGATTACTTTATTATTTGTTCCTACATTGTATGCGGTTTTTGAAGTCCGCCGCATTAAAAAGGAAGTGCCAAATGGATAA
- a CDS encoding PadR family transcriptional regulator produces MIENEMILLGLLKESPKHGYEIKKAVKEILSLVAGIHFKSIYYPLMVLEKNGLISRRASKKGNRPLRVVYELTSKGHARFEQLLSQSFLRLQRPKFSLDTSLFFLQYLDPALAKRSLKVRMRILDRLQYDLKKMISSLGQDIPSSWAHILEHNLQMLQAESRFLSGLIQSLA; encoded by the coding sequence ATGATTGAAAATGAAATGATCCTTCTGGGGCTTTTAAAAGAAAGCCCAAAGCACGGCTATGAAATTAAGAAAGCAGTCAAAGAGATCCTTTCTTTGGTTGCCGGGATTCATTTTAAATCCATATATTATCCCTTAATGGTCCTAGAGAAAAATGGCCTTATTTCCAGGCGCGCAAGCAAGAAAGGCAATAGGCCTCTAAGGGTGGTTTATGAGCTTACCTCTAAGGGGCATGCCCGTTTTGAACAGCTTCTTTCACAAAGCTTCTTAAGACTGCAGAGGCCGAAATTCAGCCTTGATACCAGCCTGTTTTTTCTGCAATATCTGGATCCCGCATTAGCTAAGCGCAGCCTCAAGGTGCGCATGCGTATCTTGGACAGGCTTCAGTATGATCTAAAAAAGATGATCTCTTCTTTGGGGCAGGATATTCCATCTTCATGGGCGCATATTCTTGAGCATAATCTGCAGATGCTTCAGGCAGAATCAAGATTCCTCTCCGGGCTTATCCAGTCTCTTGCCTAA
- a CDS encoding response regulator transcription factor, which yields MPNKILIIEDEPAIMLGLKDELEKEYTVLSASTGKEGLNIAQSQEVDLILLDIILPDADGFLLCRKLKENGIDACIIMLTAKDQISDKVKGLEMGSDDYITKPFSLEELKARIKALLRRKEASTAVEYKDGALEIDFRRCLAVKKKRKLALSLLELKILRFLISNKDKVVSREELLQQVWGYHSAQDTRTVDVHINALRKKIGNRYIRSVYAKGYIFSPS from the coding sequence ATGCCTAACAAGATATTGATAATAGAAGACGAGCCGGCGATTATGCTGGGATTAAAAGACGAGCTGGAAAAAGAATATACTGTATTAAGCGCTTCAACCGGAAAAGAAGGCTTAAATATAGCCCAATCCCAAGAAGTGGATCTTATTTTGCTGGATATAATCCTGCCTGACGCAGACGGCTTCTTGTTATGCCGGAAACTAAAAGAAAACGGCATTGACGCTTGTATTATTATGCTCACGGCAAAAGATCAGATCTCGGATAAAGTCAAGGGGCTTGAAATGGGAAGTGATGATTATATCACTAAACCCTTCAGCCTGGAGGAGTTAAAAGCCAGAATAAAAGCCCTTCTGCGGCGCAAAGAAGCTTCTACTGCGGTAGAGTATAAAGATGGCGCGCTGGAAATAGACTTTCGAAGATGCCTTGCTGTGAAGAAAAAAAGGAAGCTTGCGCTTTCACTATTGGAATTGAAGATCCTGCGCTTTTTAATCTCCAATAAAGACAAGGTGGTTTCCCGGGAAGAACTTTTGCAGCAGGTTTGGGGATACCACAGCGCGCAAGACACCCGCACAGTAGACGTGCACATCAATGCCTTGCGCAAAAAGATCGGAAACAGGTATATAAGAAGTGTTTATGCAAAAGGCTACATCTTTAGCCCCAGCTAA
- a CDS encoding HAMP domain-containing histidine kinase has translation MGKVDFINNKRIEIYAYIVVASSVILGVIALWMLTRQYQIISYVLNESGKAFFIRENIGSYTKISTLAFSLIIFALVLIMATGSYLSSQDIQRQMEISKLKNNFVSTVSHELKTPLTAIRLLAERLVNNPQEADKQSQYHLHILQQSYYLSSLISNILDFSKAENKKENLCFEETDIGQLTQKAIQEYPASLIRPDCRLEINFKDIGHKIKLDKESFTRAFINILDNALKFSPASGKITINLSAQGQGATIEIIDQGDGIPKDEQKKIFDPFYHKGKGTGLGLTLAKNFIEKNHGEITVENQIPRGVKFTITIP, from the coding sequence ATGGGCAAAGTTGACTTTATAAACAATAAACGCATAGAAATTTACGCTTATATTGTAGTTGCCTCAAGCGTCATCCTGGGGGTAATCGCCCTCTGGATGCTCACCCGTCAATACCAGATAATTTCCTATGTCCTAAACGAGTCCGGAAAAGCGTTTTTTATAAGAGAAAATATCGGTTCCTATACCAAAATAAGCACCCTGGCTTTCTCGCTCATCATTTTTGCCCTGGTCCTTATCATGGCCACGGGAAGCTATTTAAGCTCTCAAGACATCCAAAGGCAGATGGAAATATCAAAGCTGAAAAACAACTTCGTTTCCACCGTTTCCCACGAATTAAAAACACCCTTAACCGCAATACGGCTTTTAGCAGAAAGGCTGGTGAATAATCCTCAAGAAGCGGATAAACAAAGCCAATACCACTTGCACATCCTGCAGCAAAGCTATTATTTGAGCAGCCTAATCAGCAATATCTTGGACTTTTCTAAGGCGGAAAACAAAAAAGAAAATTTGTGTTTTGAAGAAACAGACATTGGCCAGTTAACGCAAAAAGCTATCCAGGAATACCCCGCGTCTTTAATCCGCCCTGATTGCCGCCTGGAAATAAACTTCAAAGACATAGGGCATAAGATCAAGCTGGACAAAGAATCATTTACCCGCGCATTTATCAATATATTGGACAACGCCCTGAAATTTTCACCCGCATCGGGTAAAATAACTATTAATTTGTCCGCCCAAGGACAGGGCGCAACAATAGAGATTATCGACCAGGGAGATGGAATACCAAAAGATGAGCAGAAGAAAATATTTGACCCGTTTTACCACAAAGGCAAAGGCACCGGCCTGGGGTTAACCTTAGCCAAGAATTTCATAGAAAAAAACCATGGAGAAATTACGGTAGAAAATCAAATCCCGCGAGGGGTAAAATTCACCATAACCATACCCTAA
- a CDS encoding acetyl-CoA carboxylase carboxyltransferase subunit alpha, with product MAGLDFEKPILELEKKIHELTHFASDKKIDISSEVKKLQEKLEDLKKHTYTSLTPWQRVQIARHPQRPYTLDYISMIATDFLELHGDRTFSDDMAIVSGVAKIDNQKVVIMGHQKGRDTKENLLRNFGCAHPEGYRKALRMMQLAEKFGLPVVIFIDTPGAYPGIGAEERGQAQAIAVNLKEMTVIGSPIISIVIGEGGSGGALGIGVADKVCVLENSYYSVISPEGCAAILWKSGTKAPQAAEVLKLTAQDLLGFGIIDQIISEPLGGAHRDPQKTAQNIKEVIVKALKDFKSHSMQELLEARYRKFRTIGALA from the coding sequence ATGGCAGGACTTGATTTTGAGAAACCAATTTTAGAGCTCGAGAAGAAAATTCATGAATTAACGCATTTTGCTTCGGATAAGAAGATCGATATCTCAAGCGAAGTCAAGAAACTACAGGAGAAGCTTGAGGATTTAAAGAAACATACCTATACAAGCCTGACGCCTTGGCAGAGAGTTCAGATCGCCCGCCACCCCCAAAGGCCGTATACTTTAGATTATATCAGTATGATTGCCACGGATTTCTTAGAGCTGCATGGCGATCGCACATTTTCCGACGATATGGCTATTGTGTCGGGGGTTGCTAAAATAGATAATCAAAAAGTAGTGATTATGGGTCATCAAAAAGGAAGAGACACAAAAGAAAATTTGCTGCGTAATTTTGGCTGTGCCCATCCCGAAGGGTACAGGAAGGCCTTGAGGATGATGCAATTAGCTGAAAAGTTTGGCCTGCCGGTTGTGATCTTTATTGATACCCCGGGCGCTTATCCGGGTATAGGCGCGGAAGAGAGGGGCCAGGCGCAGGCGATCGCGGTTAATTTAAAAGAAATGACTGTTATCGGCTCCCCCATAATTTCTATTGTTATTGGAGAAGGCGGTTCAGGCGGGGCCCTTGGCATTGGAGTAGCGGATAAAGTTTGTGTTTTGGAAAATTCTTATTATTCGGTTATTTCTCCTGAAGGCTGCGCCGCTATATTATGGAAAAGCGGCACTAAAGCCCCGCAGGCGGCAGAGGTATTGAAATTAACCGCGCAGGACCTTTTAGGCTTTGGAATTATAGACCAGATAATCTCAGAGCCGTTGGGAGGGGCGCATCGTGATCCCCAAAAAACCGCCCAAAATATCAAAGAGGTTATCGTAAAGGCCTTAAAGGATTTCAAATCCCATTCTATGCAAGAACTTCTGGAAGCAAGATATAGAAAATTCCGCACTATCGGCGCCTTGGCATGA
- a CDS encoding TolC family protein has protein sequence MNNKLICVFLLFLFIPCFLRAAEVSLDIQEAVGLALRQNRDIALQSQQVMKAKAKIKEAQAGLLPALSVSQTFMLVRGAYGKDFSNLTGQATIKQKIYTGGLVTNTIKYNGIDFQIQEALLDKANMDTAWAVKKAFYALVLSAKLKTLNQKILENTQKHLDYLQARYQNGQASESEIIKLESSLSGVKKEYEVSLNQEEQARHILTNLLVISSDVIIKPQGDFVYNPRQAAFDEALLEAVKNRPEVRQYRLGEKAAQVNVDLNRAGNKPTVYASWDYYNSSHAAAGTSKNWQDSNILGITFSWPIFDGGLTKAKIEEALVDLKKAQILKDKIISDIGLELKEAYLNLKSSLWRVEAADQDARAYKDNLSVVNAKYKQGLASTLDEDDALLKYEIANFNYEQAVYGYLTAREDFNKATGSSEI, from the coding sequence ATGAACAATAAATTAATATGCGTATTTTTATTATTCCTGTTTATTCCCTGTTTCTTGCGGGCGGCAGAAGTTTCGCTTGATATCCAAGAGGCGGTGGGCTTAGCCTTAAGGCAAAACCGCGATATTGCTTTGCAGTCGCAGCAGGTAATGAAAGCCAAAGCAAAGATTAAAGAAGCGCAAGCGGGGCTTCTTCCTGCTTTAAGCGTAAGCCAGACTTTTATGCTTGTCAGAGGCGCGTATGGAAAAGATTTTTCAAATCTTACCGGCCAGGCTACGATTAAGCAGAAAATTTACACAGGCGGATTGGTTACTAATACCATTAAATACAACGGCATTGATTTTCAAATTCAAGAGGCGCTTTTAGATAAAGCCAATATGGATACTGCCTGGGCAGTGAAAAAGGCATTTTACGCTTTAGTTTTAAGCGCCAAATTAAAAACCTTAAACCAGAAGATTTTGGAAAATACTCAGAAGCATCTGGATTATCTTCAGGCCCGTTATCAGAATGGGCAGGCCTCTGAATCCGAGATTATAAAGTTAGAATCTTCTTTATCTGGCGTTAAGAAAGAGTACGAAGTGTCTTTGAATCAAGAAGAACAGGCCAGGCATATATTAACTAATTTGCTGGTTATTTCAAGCGATGTTATAATAAAGCCGCAGGGCGATTTTGTTTATAACCCCCGTCAGGCGGCTTTTGACGAAGCGCTCTTGGAGGCGGTGAAAAACCGGCCCGAGGTGCGTCAATATCGGCTGGGGGAGAAAGCCGCCCAAGTTAATGTGGACCTTAATCGTGCCGGGAATAAGCCGACTGTATATGCCTCTTGGGATTATTATAACAGCTCTCATGCTGCCGCGGGGACAAGCAAAAACTGGCAGGATTCCAATATTCTGGGGATCACATTTTCCTGGCCGATATTTGACGGCGGTTTGACTAAGGCCAAGATTGAAGAGGCATTGGTGGATTTAAAGAAGGCGCAGATACTCAAAGATAAAATAATAAGCGACATCGGCCTGGAATTAAAAGAGGCTTATCTTAATCTAAAAAGCTCTCTATGGCGGGTAGAGGCAGCAGATCAAGACGCGCGCGCTTATAAAGATAATCTTTCTGTGGTTAATGCGAAGTACAAGCAGGGTTTAGCCAGTACGCTTGATGAAGATGACGCGCTTTTGAAATACGAGATTGCGAATTTTAATTATGAGCAGGCAGTTTACGGTTATTTAACGGCAAGAGAAGATTTTAATAAGGCAACTGGATCTTCGGAAATATAG
- a CDS encoding MarR family transcriptional regulator: MPLLSVDQFAARMSEAIPVIMKEFARRHLVDICHEKITLPQMLILNALHTRGEVKMKDLAICLRVSMPAMTGIISRLVRDKYCQRVYQEQDRRIIKVRLTAKGEAFLEKVNAGRKQMILKVFSKISDKDRQDYLRIITQIKDILIKGQDEQ, translated from the coding sequence GTGCCCTTGCTTTCTGTCGATCAGTTTGCCGCCCGGATGTCTGAGGCGATACCGGTGATCATGAAGGAATTCGCCCGCAGGCACCTTGTGGACATCTGTCATGAGAAGATCACCCTGCCGCAGATGCTTATTTTAAATGCCCTGCATACCAGAGGCGAAGTCAAGATGAAGGATCTGGCGATATGTTTGCGGGTGAGCATGCCGGCCATGACCGGGATTATCAGCAGATTAGTGCGGGATAAATATTGTCAAAGGGTATACCAAGAACAAGACAGAAGGATTATTAAGGTAAGGCTTACTGCCAAGGGAGAAGCCTTTTTAGAAAAGGTTAACGCCGGACGCAAACAGATGATCCTTAAGGTGTTTAGTAAAATATCAGATAAGGACAGGCAGGATTATCTGCGCATTATTACGCAGATAAAAGATATACTAATTAAGGGCCAAGATGAACAATAA